AGCTTCCTGGTCCTTTGAATACATAGGCCTGCAAGAAAACCATACCACATGTAAACTTTTTCTGCAAGTCATCATAGCCAGAATTTTCCTACTAAGAGAAAAAGTATGCATAAGAAAAGTCGTACTTGCTGATAGGTTCCCAATGAAGTAACAGTAGGATCAGAAGAAACTAAAGCATGTTCGGATAGCTTAATAGCCCTATGAAGCGCCTTCAGATGAGAATATTTTGGTTCTCTGATCAAACCTGAAAACAGTTGAGCAGTTAGTCCCAACTGAGAGCTCAACGATATAAACCAAATCCCCGTGTGCCAAGAAATTCTTGAGGAACTTTTCATGATTTCTGAAGTTAAATTTATTTTGAAAATTCAGAGAATTGGAATATTGGAAATGAAGATGAAGTCTTCAGACTTTTACCATATTCATCAATTGGAGCATCATAGTCATAGCTTGTTGTAACGAATGGACCTCCAGCAGTGCGTCCGAAATTGGTACCACCATGATACTGTCATAGACTATACACAGTGAGGCTCAAAATTTCAGCTTTAGATTTTAGTCTTGAATTTGAACTGATTAACAGGGAGACCAACCATGTAGTAATTAATATATGAGCCACCCTTCTGTATGAACCGAGCGACTGCAAATGCCAAGTCTTGAACAGGTCGGTGGGGAACTGTGCCGCCAAACTCAGAAAACCTGATCATTTTTATTGTGTTGGTAGATATCAGAAGACTAAATTTGCAGAGAAAATCAATCATCTTCAGAGGTTACGGTAAAGATTCACACTTACCAGCCACTCCAAGCCTCGGTCCACAAAGTAGGCTTGTAAGGTTTGTTGGGAGTGAAACCATCACAGTAAAAACCATTACATGCATTTATCTGTCACCAAAATACAATCAGATCAAACCCAAGATACACTCTTGAACCAAATCTGAACTTAGTATTCAAGAAAACTGAAACTACTGAAATAGCTCACCATAGGGTCTGGGGCATCATCTTCCTTGCACATCACCCATGGGACTCCGGTATTCATTCCAACAGCCATTTTGGCAGCCCAGTTTATGTAGTTATGACCAGCAGCTCCAAGTGCCTTGACTTCTGGGCCATATTCATTCTCAATCTGCATATACACAAACAGACCAAACAAGTTCATGAGTTTTGGGGAAAATGCAGTTCAGTTAGAATGTGCTAAAATTCTACCAAAAAGAGTTCATAGGATTCCAATATATTACAAGCATATACATCAAGAATCTTGTTACCTGAGAAAGGATTATGGGGCCACCTTGTGATGCAAATAGCCTTTCATTTTTCATCATCTGGACAATTTTCTGGGTAAACCCTTGCATTGCCATCTTCAAATCAAAAATAAAAAGGAAAATCTTATAAATTTCAACCCACAGTAAATCTTGAAAATTTTAGGAAAATAAGGGAATGATGAAATACCTTGAATGGCCCATTGTCTGTTCTGAAGCTGATACCAGGTACATATTTGAGCCAAACAGGAAATCCTCTGTGTCAAATCAAGCACTGAAAATAAGATATTTGCCTTTTGCCAGATAAAAAAAAAATGAAGCTAAAGAAATAAATCTGATATGAATCGTTTACCCTTCCAACAATAATAGACAGAGTCCACATATAAGTCAAGAATTAATAAAGATAAGAACCAGTACTGTACCCAAAATTCCATTCTGCACAAACATAAGGTCCAATTCGCAGATGAAGGTAGAGCCCTGCTTTCTGTACTGTCCTTACGAACCGTACAAGATCGTATCTCCCCTCAAAATAGTACTGTAAACTCAAAAATCAAAACAAAATAAATTAGAAACCAAAAAATAAAACTTAAAAGATTGAAACTTAACAGAAGCAACTAAGAGAGAGGAGATCCAGAATAGTACATTGCCTGGAGAAGGTTCATGACCATTCCAGAAAACATAAGTATCAATCACATCCAACCCTCCATCTTTGGCTTTCTGTATAAGACCTTCCCACATCTGCAACAATCAACACACCCCATTTCAGTATCCACACGAACAAAATCACCAAATATTTCAAAAGAATTACAAAAGAACCAGACAAAAGTAAAGAAGAAAAAGAGAGTGAAGTGTATACTTCAGGGGTGCTTCTGGGATAGTGAATTGAGCCGGAAATGAGTAGTTTTCTCCGGCCATTTATCAGAATGGCCTTCTTGTCGTAGCTCACGGTGGTGCATTGGATCAGCTCAGAACCCACGAACAAGAAGGCCACCAAGTACAAAGCTAAAAGCTTGGAAACCGAGTGAGTTTCCATTTATGTAGAGGGAAATTTGAATTTTGAAATGAGAGCGTTAATGGTGTAATGTGTAGAAGAAGAAGAAACTCTGAGCTTTTCTGATGTACAACTCTGCAACTCTGCAGAGGCTGACAGCAATCACTGAGCTCTTGTTTGAAATATGTAGTACTGACTAGTACTGCAACTACCAACTTTATAATCAATTCTCTGGTCATGGTATTTTTATAAGTATTTGTTCAAATTTTAAGCTGACTGTTCAGAATCCTAGTCAAACAAAATCGTAACTACACTGTGTTCTAGACTTCTAGCTAAAAAGGTCACACTATGGAAAGCAATGGTTTTCTACCTTGAAGTTCTAAAGTTTTACCATATGTAACTCCGGAAATGTGAGATGTTATACTAGTTGATTACTATTTACGACATGTCTCTTACATGATGAACTAATCTAATGATTCAGAACCCAGATTTACGACGTGCGTTTTACACAATGAACTAATCTAACGATTCATAACATTGTAAAACATTATGAGTTTTTTAATTAGTGATTAATCGGAAATCAGTATTCAAATCCTAGTAGGTGAGATGGATTAGGAAGATGAAGATCACATGGCCAAGATAAAAGACCCACATGCTTTTGGGAGCATGTAAAACAAGCTCTCGTGCTTTCCAATTTCCATGTCCGTATAATGCATCTGCTATTTTGATATAGTAGTTCTGGAAATGGAGCCCATTTTCTTGTGCTATTTGCCTTTGTTAGTTTGTTGGCCAACTCCATTCAAATTATTAGTGTATGATATGATAATGCAGGGTTGTGTATCTATCTATATCTAAGCCAAAATACAGAGAGCCTTGTCTGATAATGAAGAGTTGTATATCTATATAGGTCTGATGACCATGTGATGTGTCCTCATGCTTCTGCTGACAAATCCTTTTCATATCAAATTGTTAACCAGTAGTATTTATGGTATGGAACCAACTATTTATGTGGAGATGATGATGAATCTAACATGTTCAAATCCAAATGGGTTGGACTGATTGTAACTTGCTCATGACTCAACACCAACTCTCGTCCTTATATGCACCGTCACCTATGAATCCTGATAATAGTATCAGTGGTACTTTTCAACATTATTTGAGATCGGAAACTTCTATATCGAATTTAAGTATCAGATAGTATGGTGTATACAACGTTAATCGTTACGTTTTTCACTCTAACACTGTAATATTCGATATCAAGAATAATTATCGTATCCGCGATATCAAATATCCTGTCATTGAATGATCATATTCGAGGAATGATTAGCAATCCGGATCACATTTTCATTGCTTGTTTCTTTTTCTCACGTCTTCCGGAACAGTGAAAGGCAATAAAGCAGGTTGGATGAGAAGCAAGGACACGTACTAAAACAGCAGCCCAGATATTGAAAGGAACATGATGGATGTTCAAAGCCATTGACACTCGTCTGGTCCACTCCCATTGAGACAGTTTCCTTCAAATCCACTCTTATTATTTGAGTGTTCATTTAGTGCGGCAAGGCACCTACCCTAATGTTTAAGGCACTATGGTGAGTATGGTCCTTGTAAACAGGTGGAAACTGGGCAATCCATGAAACTCTCCTGTGGTTTTATTATGATTTCATTATGTAACAGAAGCAATAACTCTGCTCTTGGGTTTGGTGTTTTTCACGCAAAGGCCATGTGATATTGTGATTAAGATTTATTTCTACTATAACTTCAATCTGAAGCATGAAATCATAGAGAAGACAATGAGTCAATGATGACTAATGTTTTCACTTAGATAGCCTTTATTTATGCAATTATGCACAAGACTTATGGGGGTGATATTTTTGTGAACATAGAGTAGTATAAAGTATGTTTTGAATTTCAAATCAGTCCTAATCATCATCACTGTTTCATAGGAAAAAGGAAAGCACAAGAAATTATTGATAGAAGCTGTCGATCACCAAAGGAAAAGGATGATAGAACCTGGTGGTTAGTCAAAAAATGAAAAGAACCAAAAGAATCCAAAAAAAGATTACATAACATCCGCTTATTTAAAAGTTTATGATGTACGTAATATTATTAAAATGAAACATATAGAATATAGAGATTAATGAACCTTCCCTGATACATTACAATTTACAAAAAGAGAAACAAGCATCAAAATGTGCAAGTTCAAAATGTCTTTTATTAAGAAATTTCCTAACTATTCTTCTAGAGAGTCCTTCTAGTGAGGATCCTTAAATCGAGGATTTTTCGGTTTATGGTTTAAAAG
The window above is part of the Fragaria vesca subsp. vesca linkage group LG2, FraVesHawaii_1.0, whole genome shotgun sequence genome. Proteins encoded here:
- the LOC101309903 gene encoding beta-galactosidase 5-like; amino-acid sequence: METHSVSKLLALYLVAFLFVGSELIQCTTVSYDKKAILINGRRKLLISGSIHYPRSTPEMWEGLIQKAKDGGLDVIDTYVFWNGHEPSPGNYYFEGRYDLVRFVRTVQKAGLYLHLRIGPYVCAEWNFGGFPVWLKYVPGISFRTDNGPFKMAMQGFTQKIVQMMKNERLFASQGGPIILSQIENEYGPEVKALGAAGHNYINWAAKMAVGMNTGVPWVMCKEDDAPDPMINACNGFYCDGFTPNKPYKPTLWTEAWSGWFSEFGGTVPHRPVQDLAFAVARFIQKGGSYINYYMYHGGTNFGRTAGGPFVTTSYDYDAPIDEYGLIREPKYSHLKALHRAIKLSEHALVSSDPTVTSLGTYQQAYVFKGPGSCAAFLSNFHMKSAATVTFNNMHYDLPAWSISILPDCRNAVFNTAKVGVPTSHVHMTPTHSRLLYWETYDEDLSSLHDRSSISTIGLLEQINVTRDTSDYLWYMTNVQINSWESFLHGGKWPTLTVQSAGHAIHVFINGQFSGSAFGTREQTHFTFTGPVNLHAGINRIALLSITVGLQNGGLHYETWPTGIQGPVFLDGLSRGRKDLTMQKWFYKVGLNGEAMNLISPSGASSVDWIRASLATGNQQLKWYKSYFNAPVGNGPLALDMRSMGKGQVWINGQSIGRYWMAFAKGDCSACSYSGTYREKKCQLGCGRPTQRWYHVPRSWLKPTQNLLVVFEELGGDPSKITLVERTVTR